From a region of the Hypanus sabinus isolate sHypSab1 chromosome 2, sHypSab1.hap1, whole genome shotgun sequence genome:
- the mark3a gene encoding MAP/microtubule affinity-regulating kinase 3a isoform X4: MSTRTPLPTVNERETEHHTSHMDGRSEVPSRSARSGGARCRNSITCCADEQPHIGNYRLLKTIGKGNFAKVKLARHILTGREVAIKIIDKTQLNPTSLQKTFLPLLLQSIT, encoded by the exons ATGTCTACTCGAACGCCATTACCTACAGTGAATGAACGCGAAACAGAACAT CACACTTCACATATGGATGGCCGTTCAGAAGTTCCTTCTCGGTCAGCCCGCTCTGGGGGAGCACGATGCCGTAATTCGATTACGTGTTGTGCTGATGAACAGCCACacataggaaattataggcttttGAAAACTATAGGCAAGGGAAACTTTGCCAAGGTAAAGCTGGCTCGACACATCCTCACTGGAAGAGAG GTTGCAATAAAAATCATCGACAAAACACAGCTGAATCCTACAAGTTTGCAAAAG ACATTTCTACCATTACTTCTCCAGTCTATCACATAA